From one Halosimplex rubrum genomic stretch:
- a CDS encoding DUF7837 family putative zinc-binding protein translates to MVGESMAGTDDRGLRGGPLGTCPNCDVMIPPANLLIRYESEGDWPRLFAECPDCEDPVHPE, encoded by the coding sequence GTGGTAGGGGAGAGCATGGCCGGGACCGACGACCGGGGACTCCGGGGGGGACCGCTCGGCACGTGCCCGAACTGCGACGTGATGATCCCGCCGGCGAACCTGTTGATCCGCTACGAATCGGAGGGCGACTGGCCCAGGCTCTTCGCCGAGTGTCCCGACTGCGAGGACCCGGTGCATCCGGAGTGA
- a CDS encoding FKBP-type peptidyl-prolyl cis-trans isomerase, producing MAISQGDTVTIEYTGRLDDGSVFDTSLESVAEAEGLAADQPDRDYQPLTVEIGSGRIIEGLEDGLVGMEAGEEDTVEIEPEQAYGERTDDRVVEYEADEFAEMLGGREVEEGLEIQTEEGLPGEVVDADDETVTVDFNHELAGEALTFEVEVVAVE from the coding sequence ATGGCTATCTCACAAGGCGACACGGTCACGATCGAGTACACAGGGCGACTGGACGACGGCAGCGTCTTCGACACGTCGCTGGAGTCCGTCGCGGAAGCGGAGGGCCTCGCCGCGGACCAGCCCGACCGCGACTACCAGCCGCTCACCGTCGAGATCGGCTCGGGCCGCATCATCGAGGGCCTCGAGGACGGCCTGGTCGGCATGGAGGCCGGCGAGGAGGACACCGTCGAGATCGAGCCCGAGCAGGCCTACGGCGAGCGCACCGACGACCGCGTCGTCGAGTACGAGGCCGACGAGTTCGCGGAGATGCTCGGCGGCCGCGAGGTCGAGGAAGGGCTGGAGATCCAGACCGAGGAGGGCCTGCCGGGCGAGGTCGTCGACGCCGACGACGAGACGGTCACCGTCGACTTCAACCACGAACTCGCCGGCGAGGCGCTCACCTTCGAGGTCGAGGTCGTCGCCGTCGAGTGA